Within the Kluyveromyces lactis strain NRRL Y-1140 chromosome A complete sequence genome, the region AAACTATTTGGATCAAGCGGAATGGACTGAAATTGTAACTCGAATCAATTCACTCTTAGAGGCTGCATACAACCCAATAACCAGAAGAAATTTTGTCAACGTCATATTGGACCTCTTGACACTGAACTTATGGAGTATCATCGAGCCATACCTGTTCGTTAACCCGTTGCAATCAGTTGAAGACTATGTCTCGGAAATCAATCGATCGGAATCGTTCAGATTGAAGGGCATAAAGATCATTCCGCCCCGAGAAAGCTCATATCTATCGGTATGTATAGATAGCCCAGCATGGATTAAACCATGCACAGCCATAAATGAACCCTTACTAACCCATTGTGACACCCTTATCGTCCTTCTTTAACCAGCTTGATGTTGTAACACCGATGCCCAATCACTGTTGACGGCGTTGAAACCTTTAAGGAAACATGCAAAGGAAACAAAGCAAAGAATGACACTTTAATAACCACCACATGACTGATTTGCTTGAAAGGATTCTGTTGATGTGGTCTAATCAACCTATAAAGGGCACGAAGCATAGCATCAGATAATAAGCTTACATACGCTTTGCTCTGTTGCATACACACAAACCTGCTGAGCGGGATATTACTTATATTTTAGAATGCCGAATGTCATGAACACGCCCAGCGTGACTGATATTAAAGATGACCCGATTACTAGTTATGTCATTAAGAACTACTACAAGAGGGCCAATAAGGGCGCCGAAATGACAGAAGAACAGAGTCGCAATGATTCTGGACAAGATGAACCGCAGTTGAACTTTTTCTCCTCGCTGTGCAATAGCTTTTACAAATTTATTAGGGGAGCCGATAGTACTCATGAACAAATAGCTCGTCTCATAGAGCAGAAACAGAATGCGAGATCTTTACAGGAATGGCTTGCGGCGGCAACGAAGCTAGACGATATTACAAATGCTGAACAATGGAAATCAAAGCGGGAGTCTGTATTGTATGATTATTGCCTTGTCGAATCCAGCACAGAAGCGATGAAAAAAGCGCGCTTGGCAAAGGATTGGCCTAACCTCTTATATCTTATAAGAACCACTTGGGTTCGGAACCGTGGTGGTATGGGGAATGTAAACCTTTATAGGCATTCGTATGTTGGAACCAAGCATATCATTGAGGATTACGTGGCAGAATCGTCTAGATCTTTACAAGAACTAGTTTATAATTCAGATTTGGACGACACTTACTTGCTGGGGATGCTCACACAgacaagaaagaatataGGTAGAACCGCATTAGTGTTGAGTGGTGGTGGCACCTTTGGATTGTTCCACATCGGTATCCTTGTGACGCTTTTCGAGCAAGAATTACTTCCTCGAGTAATCAGCGGCAGTAGTGCTGGTGCAATTGTTGCTTCGATTCTTGCTTCTAGACAAGAACATGAACTCATGGGCTTAATGGATGAAATCCTCGTAAAAGACTTCAATATCTTTAAAGATGACTTAGAAATGAGCGAAAGTGAAAACCTTCTTATAAAGATCTCCCGGTTCTTCAAGAATGGTACTTGGTTTGACAACAAAAATCTTGTTAGTACaatgatcaatttcttggGGAACCTTACCTTCAGGGAAGCATATAACAGGAGCGggaagattttgaatattaCAGTCTCGCCTGCATCCGTTCATGAACAACCGCGGCTTTTGAACAATCTAACATCTCCGAATGTCTTGATTTGGTCCGCGGTTTGTGCCTCTTGTTCTCTGCCTGGCATTTTTCCATCTTCTCCCTTGTACGAAAAGGATCCAAAGACCGGAGAAACAAAACAGTGGAATTCAAGTTCGGTCAAGTTTGTCGATGGATCAGTCGACAATGATTTACCGGTTTCCAAACTTTCTGAGATGTTCAACGTTGACCATATTATTGCATGTCAGGTCAACATACACGTCTTCCCCTTTTTGAAGTTATCTGTATCCTGCGTAGGAGGAGAAATAGAAGATGAGTTCAGTGCAAGATTCAAGATGGCATTAGGGAAAGTTTACAAATACATGGCCAGCGAAGTGATACATGCATTAGAGATTGCTACCGAAATTGGTATCGGAACCAATGTCCTGACAAAGCTAAGATCAGTGTTGTCACAACAATATAGCGGTGATATCACTATACTTCCTGAAATGAATACACTACTACGATTCAACGAACTACTATCTAATCCCACCCAAGAATTTCTACTAAGGGAAGCTACTAATGGTGTTCGTGCTAGTTGgccaaaaatatcaatcaTAAAAAATCACTGTGgtcaagaatttgaactAGATAAGATGATTAATTATCTAAAGGGGAAGATCATATCTAATACAGATATCAAAGGAAATCCCttccaaatttcaaatcGGGACGTTCCTTTGATTAACAGTCCAGTTCTTGCTAATAGCGAAAAGAAGGCAATACAAGTATTTGATGATGTGCTATTAAATGCTGATAATTTGGATAACTTTATGGTAGTACCCGACGGAACAGGTTCCTTAAAATCACAAGATTTAAACAATCCTCCGAGATATTCAAATGAGTTTGGAAGCAGGGCGCACAACCGTCGCAAATCAGACTCTGCAACCAACGGAAATCGAAAGGGTAAGCGTCATAACTCTATATCGCTACCATattcgtcttcatcttcgcCATTATCAGAGAAGAAGTATTCTATGATAAATTTCCGTCCTTCGTTTGACAAAAAGACGAGCACAGGCGATCTACAGGTAAGGAAACCGTACCCATATCCTCCAAAGAGCAGCAGTTTCTCTAGAATCGATTACGATCCGAGATCCAATTCTCTGACTCCGATACTTGATCATGCTGTGGGAACCCGCAGGGATGACTCAATTTTACACTCTGATGTGAAATCTAATCCCAACTCTCCCTTGAGGTTAAGAACGAAAAGCTCCGTTTCAAGAAGAGCATCTCGAAAGAATCCCGATACTGCGTAACAAAAGTGCTCCGACTGAAGTGCACGCCTTTACTCATCCTCTGTGATTATTTAACTATGTATAAATGCTATTATTTAACGGTACCAAAATGAATTCACACCGAATTTTTCCCATTGTTGCTTATTGAAGGCACACTCAATGTTTTCAACGTAGCCATTACGTTCAATATCCTTGACCGTTGTGGCCGATATATGAGAACATCCATCGATAACCAAAGTTTTAAGTGTTATTCCATTATCAAAGAGTTCTCTTATAATGTCATAAAGTTGATATCCTTGCATAGAAGGATTAAACGACAGGTCCAACCTACTTAATGAACCAATTTCTGATATGACAAGTGCTAACTGCCTGAAAGCTCTAACCTGGTGAGAACTCATATTCGGTACACTGAGATCCCTTAGATGCGTCATATGCCGTAAAAACAGAAATGCAGTACTTTCTATGTCTGTCCTTGGGTAAAGTTCATCTGACATTTCGAATACATTTCCGATGTTTAGCTTTCTAATAGAAGGAAGTTCATTTAACAACCTATATAGCACACTTCTTGCAATGGCAGAGTTCATGATGTCTAAAGTCTGGACCGCTCCAAGATTTGCAAGAATGGGTTCGATTTGTTCATCGGTCCACATTTGGCCATTGAAGCTCCTATTAGATTCAGTGGAACTTTCCCTAAAGGTGAAATATTTTAAGCGCTTCAAAACGTTTGGCTCTTGCAAGCTCTGTAAGAATCCCATCAAAGACAAACCGGTGTTCCGCTCTAGCCAAAGATCCGTGAGGTTGGGGAACTTTTTTATCCAATCTGCAGTCTGGTTAAATCTGAAATCACGGTTGGTAACAATAAGTTTTGACACATTGGCAAACCGCAGGGTGTCCGAAGAAAAGATGCAAGCAAACGGCGTGGGACCTGTCCATCCATTATCTTTGAATATTAACTTAATGGATTGTAAGGAACGACTTATATTGTCATTGTTCGGAAACTGCAATTGTCTGCGTCTGTGTATGGAAGAATTTCTACCTGGCACCATAGCGGTCCCAATAAGTACCTCgattttctttaaattaTCGATACGTTCAAGGAAAACAACATCCTCATCTGCCCAATGGTTAGGATCATAATGGCCAAAGACAGAGAACTCTTGAAGATTCGCAATCAATTTTTCCTTATCCGAGATCAATTGAAGTACCttcaagatattcaaattaGTGAATTGTAAGACCAGTTTCTTCACTTCCTGGTCCAATCCGTTGAACAGTAACTGTGAACACTTAGCTTCTTCATTAGTGGCCATTACAGAGAAGTTCAGATATTGAATGACGGAGCTCACACACCGTTTCGTTTTCACGAACCTTAACAGTGAATTAATCTTCGAATAATTTGTCTTGGGAACACTTAAATAGTCTATAATCATTGGAGTGGTCGATAGTTTTCGATACCAAAATTTGGATACCAGCATACATGATGTGATATCCTTTGTATCCAATCGCCGCATGATAGATATCACAAGTTCTGTTGGGAAAGTTTGGATAGGGTCTATAGTTGCTCGTTTCATTTTCTTATTCATCGTTGAACCGTCATGGTCTTGATCTGTATCGGAGACAAGGTCATTTTCCTCAATGTCCTCATTGTTAACTAGTTTCTGCTCTATTAAAACACGCTTCTTACTTGGTATCTGTTCGGAATTCCTAGCCCCGGATTCAGCATCATTGCTATTAACCAACTGCATAGCgttccttttcaataattccTCGTACCGATCACTGAAAAGCTTCTCATGTACCGGAGACACGAGAACCCCGCGTTCCTTCAACTCTTTCACAAGTTTCCTTCCGCTCTTGTATACCTGCCTTGCCCTATCACCCTTATCAGCCAGCTCGTACGACTTCCCGAGCCTTAACAAGGCCCTAGTACTAGACGGTTCAATCTTGCAGAAATACTGTGATTCCTTAACGGCTCGTGCATAGTCGCCAACTTTCATCAAACACGATATCCTGCTATCCAATAGTTTCACGTACAGAGGATGGTAAGCCTTACTCTCATCGTAAGCACATCTCTTGGGCATTCCAGCACGTATACGAATATTTTCCACCATTTCCATCGGATACGATCGTGACACTTTCATGGCTTTTGAGAAAAGACCCAACGCCTTGGAATATTCCCTACATTGCATCCATTTCAGCCCCAGCTCATAAGTCCTAGTCAGCAGCCCATCGTCTAAAGCATCGATTTCTTCACCCATTGGTTCATTGTTAATTTTACAACAAAATGATGCGTCACCAGTTGCTCTCTTTATCTACAGATTAAAGTGTCACTGTTTTCCGCACTGCGTTCTTTACGGAGATTTTACCAACCAGTTAATCTCACTCTACCCACTGCTACAGTCGTGCAGAATGGCATTAACACAATGCACCCGGTTATATCCTACATGTTTTTCCATAAAGAGATATGTTCAGGGTCCAATTCTTACTTCGAACATCAATTCTAAATCGCACGATTTAACCTTTCAACGTTGATATATAAGGTAAATAATGACAAAACACGTTGATATGACTGGTCTTTGGCACTAATTGTGTGCGTTATACGTCAGGACTGCAATTTGAATCAAGATTGGTAGCGGTAATAGACACTAGTGAGAGGTGAACACGGATACACGTTTGATTAACCATGTCTCAGCTGCTAGAACCTTTACTTTCGGCAGTATTCCTATTCTTTGCGACATTAGGAACGGGGCTTATCCCGGTGATGTACATGAGTAAGCTAGCTGAGAAGGGAGACTCTGGCATGGGGTACTTGAAGTATGTGTCTGATTTCGGTATTGGTATGTTGTTAGGTACTTCTTGTTTACTAGTGATACCGGAAGGTGTCGAGAAATTCGGTGATAAGGGTGGCCGTGGGTTTGGGATCAGTTTGTTATTGGGATTCATGATTCTATATGGACTAGATAGGTTCTTACATGCACTGCAAGCTGGTCACATCTTAAGTGGTTCGTTTGATGCTTCTGCTGCGCCTGATCCTCTTGAGAGGAATATCGATTTGATCAATCCAAGGAAGACGGTGCCATTTATCTTAACGAACAATATCGTATTCGCGTTGGTAATCCATGCATTCTCTGATGGACTGGCGTTGGGGATTGCCGAATCCTACGATTCGTTGAAATTCGTGATGTTGATCGCCATTATTATACATAAAATTCCTGCGACGCTTTCCTTGACGGGGATTATGATTTCGAAACAGAGATTACCCAAACTACAAGTAATCTCTAATCTTATTGCATTCAGTATATCCACACCGTTCGGGTTGCTATTCGTGATCCTGATGAGATTCGTCAGCAAGGACCTAATCGAGAAAATGAGCGATGGGCTATTGGTTCTGAGCGGTAGTAGTTTATTGTATGCTTCATTGCTTGCGTTGATCTCACCAAGTAAGGACCAGGAACAACAGTTACAGAATGATGGCCCGATCCCAGTGTCGGGTTCTGTTTTAGAGATGGGCGAAGGTGTTACCACTGAAGAGAAAATAGAACAAGAATCACTTCCAGATGTCAGATTGTTACTCTTGGGTATCTTTATCCCGTTAATGATCTCTTTCTTCGCTCCTCATGATAGCTAAAGCCAATCAGGAAACTCCTCTTTTAGATAATACATTATACACGAGACAAATCACATGTATAAAGACCTGTATATTTGAATAGATAGGTACATGTGGGCACAAATCCTCTTCTATTTACGTTTGagacttcttcttttcaaccaTTTATCCTTTGATTTCATGACACtggtttccttttttgGAGCCAGTGTCTTAGATACCTTCATCGACGATAGCAAGTTCACAGTGACAGGTCCTTTCTGTATTTGGGTCTTTCTCAATTCCCTTAGTgatctcttcttttgtttccgtaattcttcttttagggcctgttcttcttctctttgcGCTTCTGCCGAGAAAGTAATATGTTTCGGCGTAGCCTTTGCGAAGGAAGATGCAGATCCACTTTCTAGCTCATCAAAGAACTCTTGTGGTAACTCTTCCGGCTCATCATTATCCGAACCCTGCTGCGCTACTAATTGTCGTTCAAACTCTAACATCTTTTCTCTCTGTTTCTCCTCCTCAGACTCGagcagcttcttcttcttctctagCTGCTGTTGCTTGAACACTTTCTCGTTCTTTCGTCTCTTCTCTCTAGCTGCCTCTTCTTGTAACCTTGCAGCCTCTTCTCTTTCCTGAATCCTTTTCTCTATAGCATCTTTCCCACTACTCAagccttcttcttctggcGCATCGCTATCACTCTCACTCTCACTTTCACTTTCACCATTCGCTTCTGCTTTTGTTGGTTTGAGAGCATCTAGGGTAGAGTTGCCCTCATCAGCTGTATGGAATGAATCATCCgcatcatcatcgaacTTCAAGTGTCTCTTCGCTACCAGTGCAGCACCAGAACCTAgaactttcttcaaacccATTGTTATATTTCTCAGTAAACTCTTGCCACTTGTCTAATCCAATGCACAATTGAACAGAAACACTGACAGAACGGTAACACGACCTGCTTCATGGACTAGTTCCAGTGgttcatctcatctcatctcatcgctttgtccaaatttttcacttcgaaaagaaatgataCGTAAATAGAGGTCACGTGCTGAAGATTTTGTTCCTGACACTGGACTACGAGTAGAATGCTCATCACCCGTTAACGGACTGTGCTGTGTATTGGCTGGTTCTGGTGCTATTTGTTGGTTAGATTATATCAATTTATATCAACTTTATTGCTATGCTAATGGTATTTAATGTGTAGCTTGCAGTACTGAAACATCATGACACTTTAAACTCAATATCACAGAACTGGGTACCAAAAAGCATTCTTGCCACGTCTGTACCCATTATCCAGCATATACATGCCTTTATAATAACCAAGAGATATGATCTACCAGTTCCTGTTACTAAAGAATATATTATCCCAATGACACAGATGGTGATTAGGATATAAGTTATGATGACAGGATATCTTGCGTATAGCATTTGCAAGAACCGACTTAACGGACTGGTAAATGGTGATTCCCTGGATGGGGGAATTGAGGGTGACTGCACGGGGTCGCCTGAACATGGCTGATCGCTTGATGGTGGTGGTATTGGAATTGGCAACGAGGGTGTTGACCAGCAATGTATCTGTGCAGTGGGGTTGGACTCTGGGGAAATTGTTTGGTATGTTGTCAAATCAGGCAACTGTGATTCTAGTAGCGGTGACGATTCCTCCGCGACGCCGATATGACCCTTTTCTAAATCGCTGGCATTATATACCAAAGAGTCACTAACATTTCCATCAGGTAATGGTCCTACTATTATCCTAGTTGGTGTGCTGATTGGAACAGACTCCGGATGTGGTGAAGATTCCACAATGCGGACAGATTTATTCTCATGTTCGTGCGTGCCATCAACAGGTCTTAATATAGACTTGATTGGTATGGGAGTGCTGCTTTTCTGGCTACTGCTCTCACCGGATTGCATTGGTGGGTCCAGTTGTTTGGGTTTAGGTTTGGGTTTGGGTTTAGGTTTCGCTGCTGAAGCTGGTGCGTAAGTGATTGGTTTATTTCGACGTTTAGGCGAAAACCGCTTATTCAATAAGCTCTTCATATGATTTAGCTCTGTACAGTAGAAGCTGACGTTCTCTCTAAATATCTAGATTCAGATCTCGACCTTGAACGGTTGGAGAACGTCTTATGTCGTGTTCTCTATTAAAACGTTTGTGGCTGGGATCTAAATTCAGTTCAATTTGACGTCTGGAAAACTGACACAAGGAATTACCGGCGATTGAACAGCCGTGTCACTTCAAAATCGGGGGTTTAGTAGGGTGTAACCATCTGTAACAACAGGACAGCTATCTTGGAGAGCCCGTGCTTCTAAGTGCATCGCTCTGTGTTTTCTCTTGTGAGGTGGTATCATTTATTGCAATATAGGATgaatatcacgtgaccatAAGGTCTCCGGTTAAAGGTGATCTAGATATATTGACCGTCAATATGATCACACAGGTTGTAACACCAGTTCCGTGCATTCTTCTGCTCTAACTAAGAAAGGTTGTAGTTCACTTCAGGGACGGTTAGAAACCAACTCTTTCCATCGTATCCTTCATTATTCACAACTCCGCCACTATATTACAAAACATTTAAttaattcatcaaagagATTAACACTTTGAACACTGTATATCTGGAAATCAGAGAAACATATGCTGTTGTCAAGCCTCTTAGTGTCGGTAAAGACTCAAGGTCAATTGATACTAGTATAATGGCTGATCTTTACGAGGCTAGAGTTAGTTCTGGCGGTTTGTCGAGGCCTTCAGACACGGATTTTTTGGATAGTAACGACAactttgatgatttggacGATGACTTCCTTGACATATACAACTTGAGCTGGAGGCAACGTATTGTTCAACATGGGAAACGGCATTTAAGAAATGGCAAGGATAAGTTTAATGCGTTGAGCAGACGAAAGAAGGCTCTTGTGGTGTTTTTAGGGGTCCTTGAAATCATATTAATCTTTATCACAGTAGTTAAAAGGGAAGCGATAATGAAAGGGTTGGTGGATGCCTCTAATGATCTGAGACAGAAATGGTACACACCTCTAGTTCTAATGCTACTTATATTAGCGGTTTCGTTCCCGCCATTGATCGGATACTCATTTTTATCTCTCTCTACAGGTTTGATCTATGGGCTTTCCTTCAAGGGTTGGTTCATTCTTGCCATGTCCACTGTGATTGGATCAGTTCTCTCATTCACAGTATTCCAGAGATTGTTGCATTCCCATGCTGAGAGATTGATCAGAATGAATCCCAAATTAGAAGCTGTATCATCGGTATTACAAGGTAATGACAGCTATTGGATGATTGCTCTTATTAGACTTTGTCCGTTCCcatattctttcattaacGGTGCGATAGCTGGTATTTATGGAATCTCAATCAAGAACTTTGCCATTGCTAACATCATCACCACACCAAAAGCGGTTATTTATCTCTTCGTTGGTGAAAGGCTCAAAAACATGGGAGAAACAGACTCGGGTTCTACAAGGttaatcaatttcatctcTATTCTATTGGCTAATGGATTTTTAATATTAACAACGTGGTTCCTCTATTACAGATTCAAAAAGAGATACTTAGAACTACAATCTGAACAGCAAAACTCTTTTGACATCTTTTAGAAAGAACGGCCCAAACGTGAGTTATATCTTGTATTATTCGCAAACAAAGTTGCAATGCTACGTGTGTAGCGCGGTATATACTTCAATGAACGGTCCCCATTAAtattacatatatataagtgCCTCATTTCGTTGGCTTGAAAACATTTTTGAGCTTCTTTTTCGGTTTCTTCTTAGTCACCTTCGATGTGGATACTGTTAGATTTATAGGTCCATCTCTTATATTGGCTTTtatttcctcttcttcttcttcttcttccttttgaCCCGATTTGACTTCTTCAGCGTTGGCCTTCTCGATTTGTTTCTCCAAGAGCCTTAGCTTAATCTCTTGGTCACTACGTTCGGCTTGTTTCAATGACTctatttgtttcttccGTATCATATTTGGTGAAGACGAGTCGATATAACTTATCATAAACCGTCCTGGGTCTGTATCGCTAGTAAGCTCATCTATTCCATGGATCCGTACTTTCCCCCCCTGGCTTAAATGTTGTATAAATCGCGTCAATGATGTGAATCTCGTAGCGTTCATATGGACATGGTCTTTGTCCTGAATAAACTCATTGTAGAACTTATTAGCTTCCACTTTCTTCTCACCGTGCATAAGCCGTAGCAATCGAAGGAAATCCTTCTCAAACTGAACCGTATACTCTTCAATATCCTTATGAGTCACTTTACTAAGCTTCTGCAAGTGAGATGGCGACTTAGAATGCGATTTGAACCCATTCTCGTCTCGACATTGTTTCTGACATATCTGACAATAGAATCGAAGCTTCTGCAAACctctcatcttcatctgcTTGTTCAAAAACGAAGCACTACCAACATCTCCGGATACCATGGTGTCTGGCTTACGATCTTACTATAGTCTGATATTCCCTAAACACCTCTATGCTTCTAGGATTCTAGAATCTTTGCGTCTTGTatttcatctcatctcatcgcatgGACTGAAGATATGTATCTGCATTTTAAAGCTTTGAGGACTTTACTAACTCCAACCTTTAGACAATttataaaataaaaagatgGATAAGTAACATATATAGTACCCTGATTAAACCTCCAACCTTGTGGTATCTGATTACTGTTGGTACAATTCATAATAGTTTCAACTGATGTTCAAGAACGTTTTCAGCCGTCTTTTAAGACCTCAGGCTAGATTTTACAATACTCCGATTCCAAGAGTCACTTATAAAAGATTCAATGGCCGCACAGGAAACTCATTCACACAGCTGTTATTCGACAAAACCTCGAGGAAATACCTCGCTATAGTGTTTGGTACCGGATCGTTATTCTATTTGACTCATTTAGAAGAGGCTCCTGTTACCGCGAGAACAAGGTTTATCTGGTTGCCAAGGTCACTTGAACTCAAGATTGGCCAATACACTTACAACTCGGTTCTTAGTGAGACTAAGGGGAAAATCCTACCGGAATCGCATCCATTAACGAGGAAAGTGACCAAGATTTTCCACCGGATTGTGGAGGCTGCTGAGCACGATCCAAGTGTGGATCAAAGCctgttgaaagatgttcAATGGAAAATTCATATTGTCAATGATCCAAGAGCACCACCTAATGCATTTGTGCTTCCAGGTGGTAAAGTGTTTGTCTTCAGCAACATCTTACCGATATGTCAGAATGAGGATGGGTTAGCTACGGTCTTATCTCATGAATTTGCTCATCAGCTTGCCAGACACACAGCAGAAAACCTTTCAAAGGCCCCGGCCTACTCTATTCTGGGAGCATTGATATATGCAGTCACCGGATTAGATGGGATCAACAGACTTCTAGTAGATGGGTTGGTCAGAATGCCAGCTTCGAGGGAAATGGAAACTGAGGCTGATTATATTGGATTGATGGTTATGTCTCGTGCATGTTTCCATCCAGAAGAGTCCCTTAAAGTATGGCAACGTATGGCAGCCATGGAGGAACAACAAAAGCGTCGCGGTATGGTGAATGTGGAATT harbors:
- the DIA2 gene encoding DNA-binding SCF ubiquitin ligase subunit DIA2 (weakly similar to uniprot|Q7LGN4 Saccharomyces cerevisiae YOR080W DIA2 Protein of unknown function involved in invasive and pseudohyphal growth), whose translation is MGEEIDALDDGLLTRTYELGLKWMQCREYSKALGLFSKAMKVSRSYPMEMVENIRIRAGMPKRCAYDESKAYHPLYVKLLDSRISCLMKVGDYARAVKESQYFCKIEPSSTRALLRLGKSYELADKGDRARQVYKSGRKLVKELKERGVLVSPVHEKLFSDRYEELLKRNAMQLVNSNDAESGARNSEQIPSKKRVLIEQKLVNNEDIEENDLVSDTDQDHDGSTMNKKMKRATIDPIQTFPTELVISIMRRLDTKDITSCMLVSKFWYRKLSTTPMIIDYLSVPKTNYSKINSLLRFVKTKRCVSSVIQYLNFSVMATNEEAKCSQLLFNGLDQEVKKLVLQFTNLNILKVLQLISDKEKLIANLQEFSVFGHYDPNHWADEDVVFLERIDNLKKIEVLIGTAMVPGRNSSIHRRRQLQFPNNDNISRSLQSIKLIFKDNGWTGPTPFACIFSSDTLRFANVSKLIVTNRDFRFNQTADWIKKFPNLTDLWLERNTGLSLMGFLQSLQEPNVLKRLKYFTFRESSTESNRSFNGQMWTDEQIEPILANLGAVQTLDIMNSAIARSVLYRLLNELPSIRKLNIGNVFEMSDELYPRTDIESTAFLFLRHMTHLRDLSVPNMSSHQVRAFRQLALVISEIGSLSRLDLSFNPSMQGYQLYDIIRELFDNGITLKTLVIDGCSHISATTVKDIERNGYVENIECAFNKQQWEKFGVNSFWYR
- the TGL4 gene encoding triacylglycerol lipase (some similarities with uniprot|P36165 YKR089C Saccharomyces cerevisiae STC1 Protein of unknown function found in lipid particles potential Cdc28p substrate), with amino-acid sequence MPNVMNTPSVTDIKDDPITSYVIKNYYKRANKGAEMTEEQSRNDSGQDEPQLNFFSSLCNSFYKFIRGADSTHEQIARLIEQKQNARSLQEWLAAATKLDDITNAEQWKSKRESVLYDYCLVESSTEAMKKARLAKDWPNLLYLIRTTWVRNRGGMGNVNLYRHSYVGTKHIIEDYVAESSRSLQELVYNSDLDDTYLLGMLTQTRKNIGRTALVLSGGGTFGLFHIGILVTLFEQELLPRVISGSSAGAIVASILASRQEHELMGLMDEILVKDFNIFKDDLEMSESENLLIKISRFFKNGTWFDNKNLVSTMINFLGNLTFREAYNRSGKILNITVSPASVHEQPRLLNNLTSPNVLIWSAVCASCSLPGIFPSSPLYEKDPKTGETKQWNSSSVKFVDGSVDNDLPVSKLSEMFNVDHIIACQVNIHVFPFLKLSVSCVGGEIEDEFSARFKMALGKVYKYMASEVIHALEIATEIGIGTNVLTKLRSVLSQQYSGDITILPEMNTLLRFNELLSNPTQEFLLREATNGVRASWPKISIIKNHCGQEFELDKMINYLKGKIISNTDIKGNPFQISNRDVPLINSPVLANSEKKAIQVFDDVLLNADNLDNFMVVPDGTGSLKSQDLNNPPRYSNEFGSRAHNRRKSDSATNGNRKGKRHNSISLPYSSSSSPLSEKKYSMINFRPSFDKKTSTGDLQVRKPYPYPPKSSSFSRIDYDPRSNSLTPILDHAVGTRRDDSILHSDVKSNPNSPLRLRTKSSVSRRASRKNPDTA
- a CDS encoding uncharacterized protein (conserved hypothetical protein) codes for the protein MKSLLNKRFSPKRRNKPITYAPASAAKPKPKPKPKPKQLDPPMQSGESSSQKSSTPIPIKSILRPVDGTHEHENKSVRIVESSPHPESVPISTPTRIIVGPLPDGNVSDSLVYNASDLEKGHIGVAEESSPLLESQLPDLTTYQTISPESNPTAQIHCWSTPSLPIPIPPPSSDQPCSGDPVQSPSIPPSRESPFTSPLSRFLQMLYARYPVIITYILITICVIGIIYSLVTGTGRSYLLVIIKACICWIMGTDVARMLFGTQFCDIEFKVS
- the BUD21 gene encoding Bud21p (some similarities with uniprot|O00033 Saccharomyces cerevisiae YOR078W BUD21 Component of small ribosomal subunit (SSU) processosome that contains U3 snoRNA originally isolated as bud-site selection mutant that displays a random budding pattern) is translated as MGLKKVLGSGAALVAKRHLKFDDDADDSFHTADEGNSTLDALKPTKAEANGESESESESDSDAPEEEGLSSGKDAIEKRIQEREEAARLQEEAAREKRRKNEKVFKQQQLEKKKKLLESEEEKQREKMLEFERQLVAQQGSDNDEPEELPQEFFDELESGSASSFAKATPKHITFSAEAQREEEQALKEELRKQKKRSLRELRKTQIQKGPVTVNLLSSMKVSKTLAPKKETSVMKSKDKWLKRRSLKRK
- the ATX2 gene encoding Mn(2+) transporter ATX2 (weakly similar to uniprot|Q12067 Saccharomyces cerevisiae YOR079C ATX2 Golgi membrane protein involved in manganese homeostasis overproduction suppresses the sod1 (copper zinc superoxide dismutase) null mutation), translating into MSQLLEPLLSAVFLFFATLGTGLIPVMYMSKLAEKGDSGMGYLKYVSDFGIGMLLGTSCLLVIPEGVEKFGDKGGRGFGISLLLGFMILYGLDRFLHALQAGHILSGSFDASAAPDPLERNIDLINPRKTVPFILTNNIVFALVIHAFSDGLALGIAESYDSLKFVMLIAIIIHKIPATLSLTGIMISKQRLPKLQVISNLIAFSISTPFGLLFVILMRFVSKDLIEKMSDGLLVLSGSSLLYASLLALISPSKDQEQQLQNDGPIPVSGSVLEMGEGVTTEEKIEQESLPDVRLLLLGIFIPLMISFFAPHDS